The Juglans regia cultivar Chandler chromosome 1, Walnut 2.0, whole genome shotgun sequence nucleotide sequence TGATTGGAGAGGATGAGGGTATGGAGAAGTTGGATGTCCATTCCTCTGTTTGGATGCTGCCTGCATTCCAATTCCATTTGAAGCATTTGGGTTGGACCTTGCACTATCAACTTGCATGGCCTTGAAGAAAGTGGAAGAGCTGGCCATGTCCTTGAGGTTTGGCAGAAGCTTTAGGGCCTCAACAACCTCACTCATCATAGGTCTGGCTTTCGGGTCTCGGCCAAGGCAGCGGACGGCTAGCTGGGCAGCTTTCTCAGCTCCTTTGACCGAGAAGTGACCTTCAAGGCGAGGATCTATTAGCTGGTACAACTTCTTCTTGTCTCCAAGAAATGGTCGTGCCCATCCGACAAGGCTTTGCTCTCCATTTGGTCTTCTTTTGTCCATGGATCTCCTGCCAGTCATCAGTTCAAGTAGGACAACTCCAAAGCTGTAGACGTCACTCTTTGATGACAGATGTCCTAAAGCAAGAACCATATAAGATTTAAGCTTCATCAGGACATATCTTTAGGCAGAATCTATGACAGCAACACGATTTTAAAACCTCAATGTgcataaaaataagaaatatgacCAGGTCTGAAAGTAGAAATGTACTGTCTGATTTATATTGGTAAAGTAATCCAACTCTTGCTTAGCAGGGAAAAAAAGGAGTAAATCAGCCCTTAAGAAGTTGAAACTGCTTTTAGAGGTAATTCGTCCAGGAACTGCACTGCTTAAAATCTTCAATAAACACAACAGCACGTATTAAAAGATAAACTGTTTACCGTGTACAAACCAGAGAAACTTAAGAACGCATTGCACCATATTGATATATCAACAGACCTATATCTCCTCTGTGTTTCTTTTCTCCTGCTTTTTTTATTCAAGTCTTCTTGATTGAAAGCACAGAAAGACGCAGCTCAAGTACACCGAATGCATACAAGAGAAGCAGCTGGTCAACGAGCTGAAGGAGAACAAGAAGTAATGAAGTCtagataaatagaaaaaatgaggaCTATACTGAGCTGACATCCAAACACAAAGTTTCTTTAGTACAATGGATCTAAGCTCATCCACCGTCTTCTTAGAATCTTCAAAGTTGCACACATTCCATTCCTTCCACATGCACCACATCATGCATAAAGTAACCATCCGCCAAAGTTCAATGCTGCATGGACCAACCTTCTGACTTCTCCAATAAGCCAATAGCTCTACTACCCTTTGGGGGCATCACCCATACAACATGAAATAGGTGGAAGACCAAGGCCAAAACCAGATATCATTGTCCAGTGAGCATATGAAAATAGTCAACAAGAATAGATTGACTAAATGGCATTTACTTAATGCTTTCAAAATTggtaacaatatataatataaaatgaaataaaatattttcagttCCATATATCCTCATATATGACAGACACCATATCATCCTCACTGTAGTGCCAAGTATTGTCAAGCTACTTATTGTAATCACACTCACCAGTCAAGACATACTCTGGGGCTGCATAGCCATAAGTTCCCATAACTCGTGTTGATACATGAGTTCTGTCACCCGCAGGACCATCTTTGGCAAGTCCAAAATCCGAGAGCTTGGCATTGTATTCcttaaattacattttatttttttcagaacaGAATAGCAATACAGGGTACAATGCTATTGCATAGTTTTAGTCACATACCGTGTCTAGTAAAATATTAGATGTTTTGAAATCGCGGTAAATGATGGGCCGTTGAGCTTCTTCATGAAGAAAGGCAAGGCCCTTTGCAGCGCCAAATGCAATTTTTATTCGGATAGACCAAGGAAGAGGCAGGGATCCTGTGGCATTTTACACGGTTGTTGCCAGGCATTAAAAATCAGGAGTAGAAAATACAAACTGTCAAGAGCACCATATCTACTGTCCCCCCCATTAATGCAATTACTACAAATAGAGGATAGGATCAGTTTTCTCAACTAGGCCAGAGCGGAAGCGGACAAATCAAGCCTTCTTAAGCTGAGGGTGACTGATATGACTAACCCACTTATATATAcatctaaaaaaaagaaaatacttgtTTCAAAAGGAACAAACTTTCACTAAATCATACATTAGATAGTATATAAACTTgcaattggaatttttttttccttttttctctaaCTTCATGTTTAAATAGATCATCAGCGAACAGTTAATCACAAATATAGTGTTTGTAATGGAAGGATAAATTCCATCACAAAATGTTGCCACTGACAATTAAATGCAACTACATTATGAGCTAGTTCTCCACAAACTTCAATTTAAATCATGTCTGATCTGGAagcataattaagaaaataatggaTTTGTTGCGTACTTCTGAAAAGGTGGTTCTCCAAACTTCCACGAGGCATAAACTCGTAAACTAACAACCGTTGATCATCTTCAATGCAGAATCCTATCAATCTAACCAAATTAGGATGGCTTAGGTGACCAAGCAAATCAATTTCAGCCTGTCATGCAAATAAAAAGGAACGTTAAtggagatgaaagaaaaaaagtcaattaatatatgagagagagagagagagtaagggGGACTATACAAGCCACTCTTTATGACCCTGATGTCCATCTTGGTTGAGGGTTTTGACAGCAACTGTAAGTCCAGTACCAGGCTTCACAGGAGCAGTGCCATTCTCTTCAACCCAACCTTTAAagacaaaaccaaaaccacctTCACCAAGAATACTATCAGGTCTAAAGTTCCTCGTTGCCAACTTCAGCTCATTGAATGTGAACTTCCGAAGTTTAGAAGCAACATTCAGCTCCTCGCTGAATTTTAATGTGGAAGAAATACTCAATTTTGACGTGGATGAAGTACTTCCCGTATTACTAGTGATCGTAGAAGACCCTAATGAAGCAACTGGTTGGTCTCTGCTTTTCTCGTTCGTAGAATTACTCTCTGCTTATTTAGACAAAGACCTAAATGAATGATTGAATATTTACTAATCCCAATCAAGCAACCAAATCAAAGAAAGGTTAATATGCACCAACAAAGAATGTGGAGGGACGACCAAAGAAATACATATATCAGAGGGACAAACACAAAGAAAACGATAAAAGGGGAAACTTTTCATAACTGGGCCTAATTGTTTCCAATACTATTGCTGATTAAACAacatagttttattaaaatctgCAAAGTTCCCACCACTTGCAAAAATGCAATATTAGGCGGAACTGGTTGAAAAATGCTCGTCTTTACGGCCTATAGTTATTTGTTTAATACTTCTTTACATCCACAAATTGGCAAAACCAATATCCCTACATCCAAAAAAAGTTATCAAGCATCTTCACTTTATCcagcaaacaaaagaaaaaaagtcctATTCGAAACTAAAATCAGTACTCCAAGAGAAATGCTTATGCACATACCACCAACCGAGATCAGGCAAAAATAGAATTACCAAAAGGGGCAGCAGGGCCACTGGTAGAGCTATCAACTTTTGTTCTTGAAAATATGAAACTCCCAAAAAACCTGCCCGTACTCACCCAACACCCAGTCTCTGTCTCTCCCCCAtcttttttattccttcctttTGACTTGCCCACATCCAAAATCACCTCCTTCTTAATTGCACCAGCCTCCAAAGCCATCTTCCACGCACTCTTATAATCAAATCCTCATACCCCGAAAATCCAGAAGATCTTCACATACCACATGCAGAACCCATTTCAAAGTACCTCACTTCAAATCATAGAAATCCATCAAATGCGACATAAACCAATGACCCGCAAAACAATGTGAAAAGATCAGTCCGAACAACTGAAAAACTCACCCTGACCCAGTTGTAAAATTTGGTCGGAATggcctgagagagagagagagagagaagacatgTCAAAGAGAAGGGTGCTTGAGAGTTGAGATAGAGGGAAAGAGTTCCAACTACGGGCAGTTTGAAACAAAAAAGTGGGCAGGTCGGGCAAGAGAGAGACAGGGTGATGGAGGTGTTCCTGTCTTCGCCAACAGTAACCTTTGGCATATTCCCAAGTTATCAAATCCCAAGTACTACTTCAATAAATTGTTTTCTTTACTTAGGCTGCCATAGTTTAAAGATTGCCCAGATTTAGATTCCAACACCAGCACTAACGTTATGCCACGTTCTCACTCGACCTCGTTGGaactttttgtttcattttcttacataataagagtattttttattttatagaagcTCCAATGATAAGTAGACAAAGAAAAACTGAAGCTGACCAGTTTGCTGCACGAAGCTAACCAAATGACCCTAAAGAAAGTGTGAACTACTGACTCATAATCTGAGTCATTTGTTGTTTTTGCTGGCTGGCACGTATTCCTTTTTTCTCGTAACCTTTGGTCTTCTTGACATAAACTTATCTTAAACACTAAACAGTATATATAAACTCGAGCCTTTCCTCAGTATGGTATAGTCATTTTTATGTatcaaataatgattttttcgtggtaaaatttaaatagaagaaggaagaagtagACCTTTTCTGCACTTACTGGTAtgtaattattactttttcatcccttatatcatcttatattttacaatttctaCGTAAACTCCCAGTTATTCGTGCGCATCTCTGTGCCAACTCTCTGCATACAAGGTTTTCCTATATTTTAGTCAGTATAATTGGGTGAATTTCAGAAGGTGGTGTAAAGGCTGACCAATGGAGAGCCGAAACGattgttttatgcaaaaaatGAAATCCACCGAATCAATTCCTAATTATCTGAGAGGTGCATTTTCCAACCCTCTTTGCATTTTTAACTTTGATCCCTTTGGTTAGTCGAGAATTGCGTCTCCAACTGCTGTAGCCTCAAGTCTGTACATCGTCGCACCTTTCCCAGTAATCGCCCCAGGTTGGAGTTGTACCCTTCCCTTCCCatcccctttctctttctctattttttagcTAGTTGGAAATTTGgatattttaacaaatttattgtcgctattaaattaaattggcACTTGAATTTTCAGCTCAATTTTAAGGGATTAAAGTtatagcaaataaatgaaacatgACGTTGTCTCGTCGTCAAGCTAACCTTTGCAAGGCTGTTCCTTTTGCGGCTGGGATCATGTTGGACAGATGGTAGCCTTCCCCAGATATGTATCATGCAGCCaccaaacatattatatattcttgaCACTCTTAGTCAAGATGAATGATTAGATACAATGTATTTGCGCGTTATAGGATGGAATGATTTACAATATGATATTGGAACTTAAAGAACAcgaaaccaaaataatattatatatccgCAGACTTTTTTCAagcaaataattttattagacAGTTATCCAAGGTAGAAAAAAACGGGGGTGAGGATCTGGACAATCTCTTCagaacagttcaaatacagtgccaaagaacaaaaattaaaaacaatataggaagatttaaaataacaaaaatgatatgTAGAGtcacttttgtatattttttgtgaacTCTACTAATGTAATTGACTGCGTCattgtttttaatataaaataactgctTTGACAATGAGTACGTAAAAGTAATTGTATGTAACagaattcttaataaaattgagaaaaataaatttactgaCCACAACTATTGTCCAATTTATCTTTAGTTTTAAACAGCAAAGTATTCCGTAAGGAGAAAACCAAAACATAGAGAAGAAAGTCGCTAGTGTGCCACGTGCGCTCGTATCCGATTGAACTTCCCTTTGGATTGATCAGAAAAGCAAAGGTAGCATAAAATCAACACTTGGCCACAGGTTAACCTAAGAATATTTTGCGAGCTTTcatccacaaaaacaaaatttgaaaatcagtCAGGTTTCTAGTCAAGTTTCAAGCCATGTCAGGCTTCCCACTAACAAATACTTGCTTGGGAGTTCTCCAGCCGACGGTGCGAGGTATGTGATTTTCTTCCTGTAATGAAGATATAATAGTTAGCACCATATAAAACCACAATTTCCGCAAAATGCttctaattcaaaattcaaaccttTGAATGTCCACGTCCGTGATATAGATAAAGCCAGCAACATTACTGCACCCAAAAAGGATAAAATGTGGTAAGCATTTTGTGTGTGTATGCGTGCGCAAATGCGCATATTCTGTATGCACCCACGAGAAAGAATTATCTTGCATTATCAAGGTAATTATATTGTCAGATCAGACATGTGAAGTGATTCATACTAATTTAAGACTAGTACTTCTTGCCCTTGTATCCTAATTAAGCAGATTTCTCAGAGTTCAAGGTATTTCAGCTGAAGTTACcttgaaattatttcatcagGTTCTTTTGCAAACGAAACAGCAAGAACTACATGGAGCAAGTCCTGGTTGATACTGACAGGAACTAATCTGGTCGGGTCCGCAACAGGCTCTGCCCCGATTGGCAGTGCTGAGCGCGGGGCCTGTGGCCCACCCCCAATTCGATACACGGCCAAATCACTGAAGTTTGCAATATTAGAATGTGGGGAGAGATCATTCACCAGGCCATAAAAATATTCCTGGCAGAAAAATCAGACAGCCTTGTCAATAAGAGGAAACATTGACACGAAACGTTAAAATAAGAAGGTACATATTACTCTATAACTAGGTTAtcttcttataaaaagtaaCATATTACTTAATCTACCTTGagttatttcttttctttaaatccCCATATATAAATCTGTTATGTCATATTTTCCTCCCGCTAAAAATAACATGACGATAGAGGGGATATCCTTCTTAGAAATGTTGTGaactaaaataaacaaaatacacCAAGAGCAAACCAATCATTGTAGTTACGTGAAGTTCAAGTACAAAGTCCTTTAGtcaaagaaacaaaggaaagaaGATATACAATTAAAGTCAGTTTACTACTAACTACAGAGGTTGCTGCTACCTTTATCCTACAACTCCTGGCCTTCTGGCGAACTTTGGCATTCCTGGATACAACACCGCCTGACTTTTGAAGTTTAACAACATCTACATTAGGCTTGTTCTTCAGGACATCTCTGAGCATACTCCAAAGTTTTTCCTGCATGAAGCTTGAAAGGAAAGTCTGAGATGCACTACAAACAAAAAGTTCCATTTCCTTAATAtcaagaaatgattttaaagcAAGGGCAATAGCTCAGGTTTCTAAGCTTAACAGAATATGAGTTCACTAAGagataataaaatttcacacaCAAACTCCAGAAAGAAAGCCACATGTTAAACTACCAGATCTTTGTCTAGAAAAAGTTTCTGGTGTTGAGTATTGGCAAAAAGCGGAGACAGAAGAGCATATCATCCAACAAGTACACGAGAATGGTTTGTGCATTATGTCCATCTCATGACCGCTATGAAATGTTCCAAAACTTTCAGTAGATTGTCAATAATTAAAGCATTGCGCgtgtattataaaaaagaacACTACAAAGTAGATTGCTAATAATCTAGATACCATTCTATTGAAGAAAATTAGAACATACTCATCTGccaaaatgattaaaaaaaaaaagtgtaaaaacaatTTCAAGGTACATGGCCCTATAGATTAATTTTGGCGGCAGGTATCTTTATTGGACTTGACAGGGAGTCATGAACTATCACACTTAATCATAACTTCTCAGGTTTATACAGACATACTCTAAAAGAAAAGAGCATATATTCAATAGGATGATGCTAGCAAGATGGCACTTGGACCGTTAATGGGaacaaaattcaaaagataGGCATCTACCTGGCCCAAGACCAAGACCACATTGGCATTGAATGTATCGATCGCATGTAGTAGCAACTGCAACAAAATACAGAACATCAGAG carries:
- the LOC108992809 gene encoding probable serine/threonine-protein kinase PIX7 — encoded protein: MALEAGAIKKEVILDVGKSKGRNKKDGGETETGCWVSTGRFFGSFIFSRTKVDSSTSGPAAPFESNSTNEKSRDQPVASLGSSTITSNTGSTSSTSKLSISSTLKFSEELNVASKLRKFTFNELKLATRNFRPDSILGEGGFGFVFKGWVEENGTAPVKPGTGLTVAVKTLNQDGHQGHKEWLAEIDLLGHLSHPNLVRLIGFCIEDDQRLLVYEFMPRGSLENHLFRRSLPLPWSIRIKIAFGAAKGLAFLHEEAQRPIIYRDFKTSNILLDTEYNAKLSDFGLAKDGPAGDRTHVSTRVMGTYGYAAPEYVLTGHLSSKSDVYSFGVVLLELMTGRRSMDKRRPNGEQSLVGWARPFLGDKKKLYQLIDPRLEGHFSVKGAEKAAQLAVRCLGRDPKARPMMSEVVEALKLLPNLKDMASSSTFFKAMQVDSARSNPNASNGIGMQAASKQRNGHPTSPYPHPLQSPKPNVKES